Genomic segment of Arachis stenosperma cultivar V10309 chromosome 4, arast.V10309.gnm1.PFL2, whole genome shotgun sequence:
TTCAGTCAGACGTGctaattcttcttctacccTTTTAGCATCTTGCAATGTGTTGGCTGCTTTGACTTTCTCCTCCCTAAGAGTGTGCCACCTTATTTGAATACTTGATAGATCATTCTCTGCATATCTCTGTTCTTCCCTCAGCTTCTCCAATTCAGCATGTAAATTGTCCCTATTAACCAAAATATGCATGGATATTGTTGTGATAGGAAACTGAGAAAGAGGATATGAAAGAAAGACTGAATATTTTATTGGATAAATAATGAATTTCATTAAGATAGGGAGAAGGATtatgcaaaaaaaaagaaagactacgaatatatattgatattagTATAATATGATGTGATGTGGTATCTTACAAGATGAACACCTATGCCTATTTATAATAATAGGAAAATCCCAAATCCTATCAAATAAGGAAACAATCATAGAATAATAGAGAACATAAAACTAATCCCAGAGATATTATATGACAGAAATACCATAAGATATAACTTAGTTAATAGGTTTAGACAACAAAATTGACCATGTTTGTAAAAAGTAGTAATTAACTTAAATCATTTACTTTGTTCCCTGCAATGATTTAAGCTCCAATTGAATTTCTTCCATAGTCCTCACTCCTTGTCCCCGAAAATCAAGCTTATATTCTAAATCCTCTACTTGCTTCTGCAAAGCAATAGTTTCTTGAAAATGCCGGTCAGCGGTTTCAATATGTTGCATCAATGCTTTGGCCACATCTCTGTCACTCTGTATTTGTGCTAAAACACCTAACATCTGAAACAAAATTTTGGAAGTTATAATGTTAAATAAGATAGAACAAGTTAACAACACAGATAACACTAAATGAAACATTAAAACTAAACCAGAATCTTACGCAAGAAACTATTCCAAATTAATTAAGATAGTTACATCATCCAGTTCCTGAGATTTGCAATCCAGCTCCTCATTAATTTGCTGAAGTTTACTTTCAGCATCAGGGATTGTCTCCTCGTTAAGTTTGACATATTCTTCATAAACTACACGAAGGTTGTCCAACTGCTGATAGTTAGAGTCTGCAATTGCAGACTCCTCAGCAAGAGCTTTAATAACTTTAGCTGAATTAGCAACCCTTGATCTTTGCTGTcattattttaaaatgaaataTAAACAGAGAAAAAGAAGCAGTGAAATCAAAACCATATGAAGTGCCTGGTCAAAGCCAATAGATAAACTAGTACATTACAATAGGCTGTGAACTTTACAAACCTTCTTCACAAActcgtcttcttcttctgcagAGAAGGCGCGGTCACAGCAAGGGCAAGCATGCTTAGTTCTGGCTTCCTTTGCAAAAAGATCAAGTGAGTTTTGGATACCTTCATTACCTTTATACTTGCTGCAGGAAATAACCAGATAAATTATCAGTACGTTTGGAGCAGTCAAAACAGTGACAACACGAACAGTTCAATGCTGTCAAAAAGAAGACTGTGTAAGTGGTTTGGCATAAAATAACCTTATTGCGAAATCTCTCTTCTCCTTAAAAGACTCTAACATTTCGAGATAAGAATCAATACAAGACCACTGAGGATCCAAAGACTGAAGCTCGGTTTCAATACGTCTCTTTTTTGCTgcatgaaaatatttttgatgtAAGGGTGCATAACATTGTATTCAGTAATTCTGCATGCTGGAAGTAACAAACAAACTAGAAAACTGAAGGAGTAGAAACATAAAGAAATGCAAATATAAGCTGTTTCCAATATCAGTAATATAAAAGCCATAAAAATGCAAAATTACAAAATGCCAATTTCATTCTGTTGCATGctattatcatataaaaaaattataaatgatATTCAGAATCATGTGGTTCAGtgcttttaaattaaaaataccaATGTCATTCTCTTACATTCGATTAtcatgtaaaaaaattataaatgatATTCAGAATCATGTGGCTCAGTGCTTTTAAATTATGGCGTGGCGGTTTTTGGGATAACCAGCATCTTAAGCATGTGGCGTTGCGGAAATGGCATTGGGTAAATGGTCGCATTGGCGGTGGCACTATGGCGGTCCGATACAAGTATGGCATAAATGGTGGgggttttgaaattttatttaaactGAGGGTCTTTTGGTTATTTAGATAGCAACCCTaacatttataaaaaaaacCTCCTCTGGCTCTCGTATTCTGCTTCTTGCCCTCTCACTCTATCATTCACCCCCCTCTCTGATGCTTGAGGAAGACCGAAGACCTGTGTGACTTGTGATGCCAACAGCATCACCGCTGTTCTACGGAGGAAGACCACTACAACAAAGCAACAGAGGCACACAATATTGAGGATGATGGCATCATGACCCGCAGAGGAAGACAATGACGTTGAATATTGTTCGTGAATTTACTTCTCTAAGCTGcttcctttatttctttatattttGAACCCTTAagtttttgcttttccattctAATCCCTTTTTTTCTATTCTCACcccttaattttttttattttctattctaAACCCTCAACTTGCTTCTGCTGCTGCTtagtttattattaatattaatgatATTATTTATGTCAAATTGATATTAGTTTTAAtctttaatattgattgttatAATATGGATCAATAGTttcatattattattaacaaaGTATTAGTAGCTAGTAGTTTAGATATAATTCCTTTCTATCTTTTAgtacttttatttatattttgtagaTTATTTCAGTATCTATTTGTAtacaatttttatatattttttaatgtatcTGCCATTTCCACCCTTTGCCACACCATCCGCTATAACCTCAGGGCGGTGTTTTACTCTTCTGCCATGAGCCACCATCCACCACCAAAAACTAGATGTGGCTTTCACAGCCCTGCTGAATCAATATACAAATTCCTTACTATTTTATAATGCAACAGAGGCAAAGGAATGTAGAGACCACAATAGTaaacttaaaataataataatttctaATTTCTGTTAAAATATCAACAAGATAAACATATACTACCTACTAAACATTTTTAGAATAACGGATGCAGAACTCAACACTGATTTCACATCCTCACTTAAAATGTCATGAAATCACCTTTCCCAAAAACTTGTGTTTCTAGTAGAAGCACATGAATATTTTTGTATCTATACTACAATGGGCTCATTTATTAATGCTTTTGGTAAGATAAAAagcaaaattaagaaaaagcAGAAATTTGCTGTGTTTGGATGCAGACACAAAtgtgttttttttaaaatcaaaagtAATCAAGTTGTTTGGATGTAATAAATGtaagttttttttctttattaaagaACAATCAGGGGCATAAATATTCACTTTTGGAGAAATACTTTTAGATTGAAAGTCATACATTGTactacaaaaattaaaaaatgcatacttattttaattaataaaattaaataattaacaaaaataattaatacaatatataattaataatataaaaataacctAAGGAATGaaactatatttatatttaaacaaaataacaagGATAACAAATTAGAGTTTACTATGTGTACTAACTTTGGTTACATAAAAAACATAATTTACCTTTTACTAAACCAACTACATGACAGAAatatagtttttattatttaagattctaataaaaattttacatatttattgtattatcgtaaataatatttaagattaaaaaaatgaaaatgtgCAACATTAGAAAAGTAAAATAACAACCAATgagtattattgatttttagGAAGAGTTTTTTCTCtcttctactgcttctactTTTTGGGAGAAGCTGCTTCCTATATgcttgttaaaaaaaaaagcagaaaCGCTACTTATTTTTAgcttatgttttttttttaaatcacaAATAAACCCAAAAAAggttatataaaaatatgtaacTGATTTTCctataaaagaaatttatttcAAGGAAAAAAGTTATAATAATGGAGCTAATGGTTAATCTATAGTTTATTGGAATGACATATAGCACTTACATTCCAAATCCTTCTTGTGTTTGAGcagattatttttaatttccGTTTCTTTTGTCTCCAACTTGGTAACTTCCATTTTGACCTCATTGCAActtgcattttgattatcatATTCACTACCAAGAGTCCTGCACCAAAAAATGAATGAATCAAAGGGTACTCAGGATGTACGTAATTGAAggtttcgtttttttttttcctttttttgtgcAGAATGAAATACAACAAAATCATGTGAAACCACAAAATAACAACAAAGACAACTATGGCACTCAGTAGAATATTAGCTTTACtttattctgttttttttttttaacacagCAACTTCATTACCCCCCGCATTCTGTTCCACTTTCAATGTATccgaagaaaaaaatgaaaaatcatATAATAGCAGGCCAATTTGCCTTTcaaaaaacaaaggaacaaaagaaaaaatgtaaTCAGAAGTAGTGTACACTAACCACGGTTCCCTCTTTCTCTGGTTCGTACATTCCGTGTTAACTTCTCTgctcctattttttttttctctcttccctGGTGCCCCTTTTTATACACCTTATCAGTGATATAAACCTCTCttcttccaatttttttttccgtTCAATTCACTATGTCTACTTCCAGACAAGCCCTGATTCTATATTTAGATGGTTTATTTCATCATTTGTTAGTCTAAAGACATTATGAGACAACGGCTTGGTTTTTCTTTTAAGTTTCTAGTTTTTATGTTCTCTGTGTTATGTTTTATGGCCTCTTATGACTTATGAAATATGACTTGAACTTGATGTTATgtttatttgttaaatttgcTACTATATTTGCTGCATTAATTGGATGTCTTATGACTAGAAAATTGCTTATATAGACTAGATTTTATAGTTTATTATATTTGCAATTTTTCTGCATGTTTGTTTGTACacatatatgtattttttaggTAATCCGCCGTTTCCCGCAACGCCATCCGCAATAATTTTATGGCGGATTTTTTGCTCACCGTCATGAGCCGTCATCCGCAATAAAAAACTACGGGTTTCCAACACTGAAATTTTGcaaatatatataagaaaaacacaacaaaagAAAGGGTTTCCCCGATCAACCTTAATGCTTGAGAAACTTCCTTCATCAGATCCTTATCAGCAGGGACCCTCCCTTTTAGcaccatttttattttatcctttTGGTCATCTACTCTGTAAAGAATACACAGAGGATTATCAACTTCATAATATACAGTTATGAAAACAGAAAGCCAATAATAAGGAAAATTAAATGATACAAAAAATTGATTTACATCTTTCTATGTTTTTTCTTGTGATTCTCCAACTCTGCTTTCTTAAAAGATAGCTTCACTCTGTCCTCTGAATCAGCAACCATGATATCCTTCTCCCGATTGACAGCCTTAATCTTTTGTTCAATACTATATACCTCACTTTGCTTTTGACGTATATTTACTTCAAATTCTCTTTCAGCTAGTTGGTTTGTCTTCCTCTCGACATCTATTCGCTGCAAGCATCACTTCATAAAACTTGCTGGTGTCTAAAATTAAGGTTATGTGCAACTGAACAACATCAAACAACAGGCTAAACTCACCaaatttctttctctttcatcaATGTGAGAAATGTTTACATTGGAAATTTGAAGTTCAAGTGAATCACgctcattttctttttcctcaaTGCGTCTAACAATGCCATTCTGCATATATAACAAAATCTTAATATCATAAAACGAGTTGGCATCTGACCATGCATTTAAATGTCAAACCTTGATCTCTGATTTAGCTTTTTTTTGAGCCTCGGTATTTTTCCATCGGTCATTGGCATTCATGTAACAGTCCCATGCCATCTTGAGTTTATTGTCATCTGCTTTCTGCGCAAaagaatccaaaaatataaaataagatactCAATTCACCATAATTTAGAAGCTCCAGGAATATTTTAGAATATCTGATGTTACTGACATCTTCAACATTGATGATGTTTTGTAAGTGTTGAAATATTGAAAATGATTTAGAAGTTTTGTCAATCAAGAGAAGCACATCAAACAAAACATCAATTCATTAGTGAATAACTTAACAGACAGAATAAAGTACAAAAAACTAGGATAACATATCCTgctaacaaaagcaccaaggaAAAATACGCATGTCATGCACATTAGCATGCCATTCTCTCTGTATATCCAGCAAAGAAATCCGTTACAATAGTCGCTAGCCAAGTATGACAATGAAGCCCACGAGATCAATTATCTAACCAGCATCAATTATTCTCTAAAATTCTGACATTTCTATCAAATCATTATCATAAGTACCTAAAAGCAAAGATGTAATTAGAGATGGAGGACAGAAAACACACCTTTTTATCTTGGAGGTCCTTCTCAAGATCTAAAGCCCTTGATTTTACACGATTGGTCAGGTTGGTAGCAACCTCATCAGTGAAGGGTGACTCTGGAAGAGGCCCTAAATTATGCTTCGCAAAAAGATTTTTAATACACGAATCACGTTCATTCTTCAAAGACATGTGAGCCTGTAGTTCAAAGTAGAGAAAATTACAATAATGTTCCACACAACTGGATAGCtgtataaacacaacttttcATCAATTATTTACTTCAGCTTCAGTTTGAAGCTTGCTGATCTCCCAGATGGAATCATTGATAGTCTGCTTAAGGAAAGAACTTTTAGTGTCAATGTCATTCAAGTCTCTCTCCAATTTGCTTATTTTTGTTTGTAAAATTCCAATCCTTTCTTCAAACTTTGTCTTCCATTCCATCAACTCTTCATCAGTGTCTAATCAATGTAAGAACCAGAAGTATAAAAAATACTTACTGTGAAGTAAACTAGTGGGCGATAGGTAAACAAGCACATAGAAATATAGAATGAAACTAAAACTAGatgaaaactaaaagagaaATGGTAACACATATACAACAATGGTCAGCACCTTCATTATCCTCGGTAAGAGCTGCATATTGTTTCTGTTGTTCCCTAAACAGAGTGCTTCGTTGAGCAGTTTTAGTTGAGATTTGGTCCTGCAGCTTTCGCAAATCTTTCAGTGTTTTCTCTGCATGATGTATTTTATCATCCACATCTTTAATGCTTCCTTCCAACTCCTGTAACTGACATTTTAGAGATTCtgttttctcctgatcttgGGCAATGCTTTCACGAAGCTGTAAgaagataaaagaaaatagttataatcagatttttttttcttttacttttttgggaaaaactgtggtctattttatatttatagtaGTCAAAATGGCAGAACTTCTCTACATTTCTGTTTGAAGACACATGGAAAAGAAGACAACAGCACTGCCTGGAGAGATGAATGCCCTCCAAAACATAATATGTCGTT
This window contains:
- the LOC130974292 gene encoding DNA repair protein RAD50, yielding MSTVDKMLIKGIRSFDPENKNVITFFRPLTLIVGPNGAGKTTIIECLKLSCTGELPPNARSGHSFIHDPKVAGETETKGQIKLRFKTAAGKDVVCIRSFQLTQKASKMEYKAIESVLQTINPHNGEKVCLSYRCADMDKEIPALMGVSKAILENVIFVHQDEANWPLQDPSTLKKKFDDIFSATRYTKALEVIKKLHKEQAQEIKTFKLKLENLQTLKDAAYKLRESIAQDQEKTESLKCQLQELEGSIKDVDDKIHHAEKTLKDLRKLQDQISTKTAQRSTLFREQQKQYAALTEDNEDTDEELMEWKTKFEERIGILQTKISKLERDLNDIDTKSSFLKQTINDSIWEISKLQTEAEAHMSLKNERDSCIKNLFAKHNLGPLPESPFTDEVATNLTNRVKSRALDLEKDLQDKKKADDNKLKMAWDCYMNANDRWKNTEAQKKAKSEIKNGIVRRIEEKENERDSLELQISNVNISHIDERERNLRIDVERKTNQLAEREFEVNIRQKQSEVYSIEQKIKAVNREKDIMVADSEDRVKLSFKKAELENHKKKHRKIVDDQKDKIKMVLKGRVPADKDLMKEVSQALRTLGSEYDNQNASCNEVKMEVTKLETKETEIKNNLLKHKKDLESKKRRIETELQSLDPQWSCIDSYLEMLESFKEKRDFAISKYKGNEGIQNSLDLFAKEARTKHACPCCDRAFSAEEEDEFVKKQRSRVANSAKVIKALAEESAIADSNYQQLDNLRVVYEEYVKLNEETIPDAESKLQQINEELDCKSQELDDMLGVLAQIQSDRDVAKALMQHIETADRHFQETIALQKQVEDLEYKLDFRGQGVRTMEEIQLELKSLQGTKDNLHAELEKLREEQRYAENDLSSIQIRWHTLREEKVKAANTLQDAKRVEEELARLTEEKTNVDLDEKHLAEALRPLSKERDKLLADHDELKVRLNRDYEYLVEQKRIYQQEAESLFKMTSKIREYSDLKKGDRLKELQEKKSLSESELKSCDARKQEILADVNKSKDLLRDQDNIKRNIEDHLNYRKTKAEVDELGREIERLEESILKVGGVSAIESELQKLSKERETLLSELNRYHGTMSVYQSNISKNKIDLKQSQYKDIDKRYFDQLIQLKTTEMANKDLDRYYNALDKALMRFHSMKMEEINKIIRELWQQTYRGQDIDYISIHSDSEGAGTRSYSYKVLMQTGDAELEMRGRCSAGQKVLASLIIRLALAETFCLNCGILALDEPTTNLDGPNAESLAAALLRIMEDRKGQENFQLIVITHDERFAQLIGQRQHAEKYYRVSKDDLQHSIIECQEIFD